CTTTTTCAGTCAAGTCCACAATATTGTGCAAAAGGAATAATTTTGTTGCTCGAAAACAGCCCTTTCTTAAGAAAAAGTGACGGAGGTCATAGAAACAAAGCTACTTTGATGACTGAAGGTAGTGCTCTTTTTTTCTCTTCTTTTGTATAGTGAAAGCAAGAAAACAAAAGGATGGTGCTTGTTTATGATGGAAGTGGTGAATCTGACAAAGCAATATAAGCAGCAAAAGGTTGTTGAAAGCGTCAATATGTACTTGGAAAGTGGGGAAACAGTTGGTTTACTTGGACCGAATGGAGCGGGCAAATCAACGACGATTTCTATGATATCCTCTCTTGTGACACCAACGAAGGGAGATGTTCGACTTCATCAAGAAAGTATATTAAAAAATCCCAATAAATTGAGAAAAGTGTTAGGGGTCGTCCCACAAGAGATTGCTCTTTATAGTGATTTGTCTGCACGAGAAAACTTGGAATTCTTTGGCCGTGTGCACCGAATGAAAGGCAAGATCTTAAAAGATAAAGTAGATGAAGTGTTAAAACAAATTGGATTGACAGATCGCCAAAAAGACTTAGTCAAGACGTTCTCAGGAGGGATGAAAAGGCGGCTCAATATTGGTATCGCACTACTTCATGACCCAGAACTATTGATCATGGATGAACCTACTGTCGGAATCGATCCTCAGTCGAGAAAGTATATTTTAGAAACGGTCAAAAGATTAAACCGAGAACAAAACATGACCATTTTATACACTAGCCACTATATGGAAGAAGTTGAATTTCTATGTGACCGAATCTACATTATGGACAAAGGCGATATCATCGCATCAGGTACACAGGAAGAAATTAAAAACATTCTTTCATCCGAACAAACAATTGTCGTAGTGGTCGAACGGTTAGAGGAGGCCTTTATTCAGCGTTTGAAAGCAGAACCTGTCATTCAGCGAGTGAATGTGGTCGATGAGACCGTATCAGTGGTCGTTCCTAAAGAAGTTCACTTATTTAGCAAACTGTTTAATCTAGCTGAAGAAACGAATACGGTACTAACTTCGATAGACGTGCAAAAACCGTCTCTAGAAGATGTGTTTTTACATCTAACCGGTCGAGCATTAAGAGATTAGGAGGGATAAGGATGCTTTGGGCATTTATAAAAAAAGAACTATTGTTGTTTATTCGAAATCCACGTGAGCTCCTCGTTCTTCTTGCTCTACCATTCTTGTTAATTACTATTTTAGGTTTTGCGCTCGGTGGCATTATGGATGGTGAGAGGACTACTCTTAATGGGAAAATGGCAATTGTGGAGCATGGGAGTGAAACAGAGGATTTTAAAGAATGGCAAACTTATTTACAAGAGTTAGAGCTCCCAAATGAAGCGCAGCAACAACTTTCACAAGCAGCTAAAGAGCTACTTCCAATGAAAATTTTAAAAGAAAGCGTTTTGGGAAGCCGGGAATTCCAACAGTATATGGAAGTTGAAGAACGAAGTGTAGAGGAATTAGCAGAACTAAAGGCAGACAAAACCTTCTCTGCCATTATTGAAGTGCCTGAGGGGTACACCTTTCAAATGCTACAATCGATTCTTCTTGAAGAACAATCAGAAGTACCAACGATGAAGATATTTGTAAATGAAGGGAGACAATTAACATCTAGCATTGTTGAAGACGTGCTTGTTGACTTTCAACGGCAATATTCCTTACTAACGTTATTAGGGAAAAGTAATTTGGTTGAATCAGACTTCATTCCAAGCGTTGAGGTGGAAACATCAGTTGAAACGGTTGCAGAACGATCTTCTTTTTCCTCCCTGAGTTATTTTACAGTAGGAATGAGTATGATGTTTGTTCTCTATGTTGCTTCAAATATCGGCTCTTTTTCTTATCAAGAGAAGCAGTGGAATGTATTTGATCGGATTCTTCTTTCAAATGTATCAAAGTGGGTCTATATGTTCAGCTTAATGTGTGCCGCAATGATTTTAGTAATAGTCCAATTGACGATTATTCTGGGTTTATCAGCCATTATTTATGGAGTTACATGGCCCAATTGGGGAAATGTTATTGTGATTGTTATGGCGTTGAGCTTCGCGGTTGGTGGAGTTGCTGTCCTTTTAACTGCGATTAATTTTCGTACTAATTCAGAAACATTTTCAAGTTTTTTTTCTACGGTAGTCGTCACAATTTTTGCTTTTCTAGGGGGAAGCTTTATCCCTGTAGCTAATATGTCTAGTTTTTTGAGTGTGCTCGGTAATCTAACGCCGAATGGTGCTGCAATGACGGCTTTTCTTCAAACTCTGCAAGGATATGAACTAACAGAAATCAGCAAACATATTTGGTCTATGCTCCTGTTTGGCTTTATCATGATTGTCATATCGATTATTAGTTTTCCAAAAAAGGGGGAATTACGATGAACAGCATTCTTCTTGCAAAAGGAAAATTATTCCTTCGTAAACCATGGACCTTTATTATTATGTTTTTCGTATGTATCATGTTTGCGTATTTTATGGGAAAAGGGAATGAAGCTAAGATTCACGTACCCATTTTGAGTTTATTAGATGAAAATGAAACAGCTCAAATGATGGAAAACCTACAAGTGTCTGATGTCTTTTCTTTTTCTGAAGTGACTCGTGAGGAATTGGAGGAGGCTGTGAGTGAAGGGAATGTAGAAGCTGGTATTCTATTAAATGAGAATGGATTTACTGTGATTCGAGTCAGTGAAACGCCAAATTTAGCGATAATAGAGCGCTATGTAGAATCGGTATACCAAGTGGTCCTACAAAAGCAAGAAATTATCAATATTGCTGGGGAAAGTAGGAGAGGGGATGTTGAAGAAGTATTTCAAAATAGCTTACAACATCCTACGTTCCTAGTAGAAAAGGAAAGTTTTCGAGGCAGCGAAAGCGTTATTATTGATACAAAGCTACAAGGGATTTTTGGTTTTTCGTTATTTTTTGTTTTATATACCATTGCTTATAGTGTAGTTCATATTTTAGAAGAAAAACGGGCAGGAATCTGGGACCGGATGATTCTCTCACCTTTAAAGAAGTGGGAGATGTACACGGCTAACTTACTGTTTAGCTTTGTGCTTGGTTACGTTCAAGTATTGGGAATCTTTCTTGTTTTTCGATATGGAGCAAAGGTAGACTTTCATGGTGCTTTCACCGAAACCCTCGTGCTGTTAGTGCCATATGTTTTTTGTATTGTTGCTCTTTCGATTTTGCTAACCTCTTTATCGAAGAATATGAATCAATTCAATGCACTCGTTCCATTCATCTTCGTAAGTATGGCCATGATTGGTGGAGCGTACTGGCCCCTTGAGATTGTCTCTTCTGATGTGCTTCTTTTTCTAGCGAAACTTGTTCCAATCACCTATGGAATGGAAGCCTTGAAGGGAGCAGCAGTGTATGGATTGAGTCTTTCAGAATTGCTGATGCCGATGAGTGTTCTAACATTAATGGGAGTGGTTTTCATGGGGATTGGGATCAACTTTATGGAAAAACGATAGTGGAAAGCATCTAAACAAGGCCTATTCGTGGTCGTTTAGATGCTTTTTTGCTGTAGGCGCCATCTGTCAAACCTTGTCATAAGGAAAAAAACGCTGATATCCGTTCTCGTCAAAGGGTATTTGTGTGAATTGACTGAACAATCACTCATTTTGTCTCTTTGTCACTAGTTTTGATAACCATTGTCGAAAGGGTTTCAATCCATTCTTATTCTTGCCATAATTAATTTTGCCATAAACGACAGATAATGAAAAAGGAGAAATCAGAATCATGATCGAGGTAATCTCAGAAAGTATTGAATTGAAACGAAGTGAGATGTTGGAGTTGGCCTTTCAGAACGGTTTTTCACATCCTAAAACCGTTACATGCAGTCAAGAATTGGACGAGCTATTGAACAAACATAGGGCTCTGCTGAATAAGCAAGCATTTGTCCTCTGTGTAGACTTCTTATCCACATTCAAATTAGCGCTTAACTTTACATATCAAAATCTAGCGTAAAGAAGTGGGGTTGGTAGCGAGAAAAAATCTTCATTAAATCTTATTTGCTCAACTATCCATCAAGGGGAACATAGCCCCTTGATGAAAGTTATCTGGGAAGAGTAAATAGGGAGAAGATACTTATTATGGGGTTGAGCAACGAATAAGATCTCTCTCATAATGAATAGTCGGAAAAAAATTAATAGGCTGTATTCGCAAAGTTTGTTTCTTTTCGAATCAGTTTATAAACGATGATATAGATTTGTTCCGGAGCATCTTTTCATTTATTTTAGATGTAAATCTCCTGTAAAATGGAGGATTCCATCCAAATTTGACTAAATGGCAATAATATATTCTAAAAATGCGAATTAATAGGACCAGTAGGAAAGAAGAAAGACGAGTGTACCTGTTATTAAGGAAATACCAAGAATCATAAATATAAAATCAATAAATCCATCTAAGAGGACTTGTCTTTGTTGAGCTCGACGATAACTTTTCACGACTTTTCTATGTTGTTTTAAAGACCTCATCTTATAACCCCCCTTTATAGTAATATCGGCTCACCTTTCTATGTATTTACACATTTCGATAAATAACTTCATTATCCTTCCTTTCTGTGAAGAAATTGGCTTATTTTTATCATTTTTCGATAAAAAACTCTTTTTTCAAGCATGAGAAGGGCTCCATCCAGCGGCAGGGAGATAGGAATGGTAGTTCACGATTGCCAAAGCAAATCTCTCTATGTTACAATGAGAACATACGTTCCTTATGGTAGGAGAGTCATGATAGTGAATAAGACCTTTTGGACTACCCATCTACTTAAACAAACGCTGTTTTCGCAAAGATTGTGGCTTTTCGAATAAGAAGGAGTCCCTTGACTTTTATGACTTTGTGTTCTTTTCCTAATGGAAAATTCTTCATTTCTAGATAAATAGGAAGAAATCAATCGAAAAAACCCTATTGCTTGTTTTTTCTTTGTGTCAAGAGCAACAATGTATACGAAAAGAGCCTAAACAAAAGATAATAGGGGCCAATAAATAAAACTAATGATTGTATAAGATGTGAGTTTATCTTTTTTCGAGGTAAGCAGAAAGAAAAGGATAATTCCCCTATAACTGGTCCCCCTTTTCTAAATGAGGTAGACAATATTTTACTACAAAAGTCGGTAAAAAAACTAACGGTCACTTATTAACGAGTCAACAAGAATTAAGCAAAATCACCGAGCTTAACAGGTAAAAAAATGCTCTCAAATCCTATTAAACTATGCATCAACCGGAGAAATTCATTTTGTTCACAAACACATCAAACTTCGTATGCTTGGACTCGTTCGTTTTGCTAATAGTTATGCAGTAGAGGATCGTTTCATTGGTTCAACTGATTGGAAGAAGAACAAATAAAGATTGCTCTTATTTATGAGATATCCAAAAGAAGCGGAGGAATTTTGAGCATTAAGCCTTTATCGACCTCATCAAAAACGAGGATGTAATCGGAAAAGAGAACTTTCAATTATCAATAGGATGGAAAGCAAGAAAAGAGCCCAATTCGTTACATCGCTCTTTTATTTCCCTATAGGCGAGATGTTGAGCGCTTTCTCGGTACCTCTGCACTAGGTTCGTGGTAGAAAACAGACGAAAGAGGCTAAGCAATATTGCCTCTTTCATCGCTTATAGGGTCGAACCAGAGGGAGACTTTGGATGGAAAATCATTGCGGTTATTGGAATGACAAAGATAAATAGAAAAATCAACAAAAGTAAAGTAAGAAAGCTGGTTGTGCTTAACCCCTTTTTCTGTTCGTCTTTATACTTATTATAGAAAGTGTTGATGTCATCATTCCTCGTCACAAGAGTTGAATCGTAGATTGTTCCGCTACTTTCATCATAGTAAAGAAAAGTGTGACGATCAAAAAAGAAAATGGTATCTTGAACTTCTTGGAAATGAACAGAAAGTAATTGGAGTTTTAATCGTTCGGAAGTATCCTCACTAACCTGAATATCGGCCCATGTGTGAATAGTATCAGCAATCACAACCGATTCATTCTTGTACTTAGGGTAGGTATCATCTAACCATGAGTTGGTAGCGGCTTCAGTTGACGGAGAGGCTGTTGCTGCAGATAAAGGAATTGATAAGACAAGAACACAAAACAGCAGTAAACATAAGATTCGTTTCATGTATCCTTCCCCTTTCACGTTTTATTTCATATATATGTAGGAAATAGAGAGAATATGGTTGCTTGTGCATAACTTTGAATCTTGTGTAAGAAAAAAATATTTTCACAGTAGGATATATTTCGTTCAAGAGGTCGACTTCGGGGATCTTTTGGCATTATTTTTAATCTAAAAATATGGGGGGGTTCTATGCGGCAGCTATTTCACAAGAATTCCACATTATATCAATCTAAAGGTAGAATCATGTAAAAAAAGGTGTTTTCGCAAAGATTGTGGCTTTTCGAATAAGAAGGAATCCCTTCACTTGTATGACTTCGTGCTCTTTTTCTAAGGCTTTTTTTGTATCGAAGGTTGCTTAATAATGAAAATCTTTATGGAAATCGTTCTTTTTTCTAAATTCACCTACCAATTGATACGAAAAAATGACCCGAGTTGTAGTTATGTTAAGGATGTTGAGCATATGCGAAAAATAACAATCTTTGCGAAAACAGCCTTTTCTAACGAATGAATTTTTCATTTCGAAATAAAAAATAAGAAATAAAACGAGAAAACTTTACTACCAGCTTTAAACTTTGTACCAGGAGCATGAAATTTCCAAAAAAACTAAAAAAAGGAACTCTGTGAGAGCTCCTTTTTCAGTCAACCAATGGAACAAATAATCTAGATTTAGTCTACTTCTTAATAAACATCTGTGTCCAGTAGTGGCCGTATGCTCCTCCTTTTGCGTAGCCTACTCCCAGATGAGTGTAACTTCCGTTGAGGATATTTTTACGATGTCCCTCACTATTCATCCAATCTTGAACGACTTGAGCAGCTGAGGATTGACCAGCAGCAATATTTTCAGCGGCTGCTGAGTACTGAATGTTAAAGTTTTTCATCATTGTAAACGGTGAGCCATACGTAGGGCTTGTATGAGAAAAATATCCTTTATCGCGCATATCTGCTGATTTATAGCGTGCGACACGTGCGAGTTGCCACTCGTCTCGCAGAGCTGGTAATCCGTATTTGGCTCTCTCGACATTCGTTAATCGTAACACTTCAGATTCAATTGATTTTGTTCTATCAATATTTGGGATCGTAATTTTTTGTCCAGGATAAATTAAATCTGGATTAGGAATTTGCGAGTTTGCATCGATAATTTCAGATAATCCAATTTGATATTTTTTCGATATTTTCCAGAGGCTATCTCCTTTCTGAACATAATACGTATCTGCGGCATAAGATACATTTGCTCCAAATATTCCAAATGACAAGAACAATACGACAACGGTTAAAAGAAACTTAAAATTTTTCATATCCATAACATTCCATGCTTTCTAAGAAAATATTACGTCTTTGAAAAAATTGTATTATTATAAAAATTTATAAAAAGGGGTTATCCCTTTAAAGTAGTGGGTAGTAGAAGAGAAACGAAACGAAAAAAAGAGGTGGAAATATGAATGCTGAGCGTGATAAATTGAGTGATTTAATTACTAAGTTATCAAAAGGAGGAGTGAATATTTCAAAGTCTATACCTCGAAGTAAAATTGTGGAGTCAATGAAAAGTACGCCCGAATTATCTCAATATTATACGGTGAATTCATAGTCTACCCGAGGCATAATTCTCTGAGTCACTCAATATATTGTTGAGAGGGGGAGGGAGTGCTATGCACCAAGTACCGATGTTTGATTTAGAGGCATTAATAGATATTCGTAAAAAAGCAGATAGCATATCGTATTATTGTTTAAGTAAACGAAACGGTCATGATGTTCAACAGTTAAAGGCTGCTTTAGATCATATGAGTCGAGCTCTTAGTATGTTTGCTGAATTAGAAATTCAGCGAATGAAAGAAGAAAACATTAGCTATGATCCTCAGAGCTATATTAAGGGGAGGTTGAACATTGCATTTAATGCTGTGACAACCAGACAACAAAATGATTCGAATACAGCATGAGGCGAGCATCTAACATACCGTTAGATGTTTTTTTAGTCGAAGGCTGTTTTTGGGAAGGAATAGAACAATGATGAACAGGTTTCAGGGTATTTTTTCATATCTACTTGAATTTAATCTCTTCTAATAGTAGATGTTTCTTTAAATTTTATAGTTTCAACACCAATAAATAATACTAAAAGAACCTAGGTGAAAAATGAGGTATGGAGAGGGGGAGAGTATGAAAAAATATGATAA
This DNA window, taken from Bacillus sp. 2205SS5-2, encodes the following:
- a CDS encoding ABC transporter ATP-binding protein → MMEVVNLTKQYKQQKVVESVNMYLESGETVGLLGPNGAGKSTTISMISSLVTPTKGDVRLHQESILKNPNKLRKVLGVVPQEIALYSDLSARENLEFFGRVHRMKGKILKDKVDEVLKQIGLTDRQKDLVKTFSGGMKRRLNIGIALLHDPELLIMDEPTVGIDPQSRKYILETVKRLNREQNMTILYTSHYMEEVEFLCDRIYIMDKGDIIASGTQEEIKNILSSEQTIVVVVERLEEAFIQRLKAEPVIQRVNVVDETVSVVVPKEVHLFSKLFNLAEETNTVLTSIDVQKPSLEDVFLHLTGRALRD
- a CDS encoding ABC transporter permease, whose protein sequence is MLWAFIKKELLLFIRNPRELLVLLALPFLLITILGFALGGIMDGERTTLNGKMAIVEHGSETEDFKEWQTYLQELELPNEAQQQLSQAAKELLPMKILKESVLGSREFQQYMEVEERSVEELAELKADKTFSAIIEVPEGYTFQMLQSILLEEQSEVPTMKIFVNEGRQLTSSIVEDVLVDFQRQYSLLTLLGKSNLVESDFIPSVEVETSVETVAERSSFSSLSYFTVGMSMMFVLYVASNIGSFSYQEKQWNVFDRILLSNVSKWVYMFSLMCAAMILVIVQLTIILGLSAIIYGVTWPNWGNVIVIVMALSFAVGGVAVLLTAINFRTNSETFSSFFSTVVVTIFAFLGGSFIPVANMSSFLSVLGNLTPNGAAMTAFLQTLQGYELTEISKHIWSMLLFGFIMIVISIISFPKKGELR
- a CDS encoding ABC transporter permease, whose protein sequence is MNSILLAKGKLFLRKPWTFIIMFFVCIMFAYFMGKGNEAKIHVPILSLLDENETAQMMENLQVSDVFSFSEVTREELEEAVSEGNVEAGILLNENGFTVIRVSETPNLAIIERYVESVYQVVLQKQEIINIAGESRRGDVEEVFQNSLQHPTFLVEKESFRGSESVIIDTKLQGIFGFSLFFVLYTIAYSVVHILEEKRAGIWDRMILSPLKKWEMYTANLLFSFVLGYVQVLGIFLVFRYGAKVDFHGAFTETLVLLVPYVFCIVALSILLTSLSKNMNQFNALVPFIFVSMAMIGGAYWPLEIVSSDVLLFLAKLVPITYGMEALKGAAVYGLSLSELLMPMSVLTLMGVVFMGIGINFMEKR
- a CDS encoding aspartyl-phosphate phosphatase Spo0E family protein — protein: MIEVISESIELKRSEMLELAFQNGFSHPKTVTCSQELDELLNKHRALLNKQAFVLCVDFLSTFKLALNFTYQNLA
- the safA gene encoding SafA/ExsA family spore coat assembly protein, which produces MKNFKFLLTVVVLFLSFGIFGANVSYAADTYYVQKGDSLWKISKKYQIGLSEIIDANSQIPNPDLIYPGQKITIPNIDRTKSIESEVLRLTNVERAKYGLPALRDEWQLARVARYKSADMRDKGYFSHTSPTYGSPFTMMKNFNIQYSAAAENIAAGQSSAAQVVQDWMNSEGHRKNILNGSYTHLGVGYAKGGAYGHYWTQMFIKK